TATGCCCGGGCCTGGGAAGTGCTCTTGGGGCGCAGCGGCCGGTGTCAGCTGACGTACACCGCGTTCCTTCCTCCCTGCTTGGCCCGGTACAGGGCCTTGTCCGCCCGGTCTATCAGTGAATCCAAGGATTCCTTCGGGTTAAGCTCGGCCACCCCCATGCTGATGGTGATATTGAAGGGCCACAGTTTTTCCTGGTGGATCAGCCTCCATCTTTCCACCGACAGCCTCAGCCGTTCGGCGATCTCGGCCGCGATCTCGGCCTTAGTCTGGGGCAGCATGATCAGGAATTCCTCGCCCCCGTAGCGGGCCACCCGGTCGTATTCCCGGATCCCGGCCTGGAGCTGCCGGGAGACGCCCTTCAGCACTTCGTCACCGATCTGGTGGCCGTACTGGTCATTGACGTGCTTGAAATAATCCAGATCGCAGAAGATCAGGGACAGCGGCAATCCCAGGCGCTTTGATTTCTTCAGTTCCAGGTCCAGCTCCATCTCAATCTTGCGCCGGTTCAGCAGTTCGGTCAGGGGATCGATGGCCGCCAGTCTGGACAACAGCTCCGAGGCCTTGGCCTCCTCCTCGTAGATGCTGGCGTCCCGGAAGATCTGGACCGCCCCCAGCCGCTCCCCCGCGGGACCGCTGATCGGCGAGGAGACCACATCCACCGGCACCCGGCGCCCGTCCTTGTGTTTCAGGTAGACCCTGGTCTGGCCGGTGGGCTGTCCGCCGTTGACCGCCCGGCTTAAGGGGCAGAGCGGTCCGCACATGCTCCGGCCCTCGGTATCGATGTGGCACAGCAGGTCGTCGGAACAACGGAAAGTGATCACTTCCTCCGGCCGGTAACCGGAAATGCTTTCTGCCCCTTTGTTCCAGTAGGTGATCCGCTTCTCGTTGTCCACAAAATACACGCCGTCATAGGTCTGGTCCAGGATGGCCTTGTAAATGTCGCAGGGCAGGCCGCTGGCATTGTCCTCCGCCTGTTTGGTCATCAGCAGCTGACCACACCCAGGGCGATGGAATTGATCTTCTGTTGCTTGGAATCGGCCCGGGAAAGCATCACCACCGGCTTGGCCGCCCCGGCGATGATCCCGGCGGCCTGGGCCCCGCCCAGGTAGATCAGACCCTTGACCAGCATGTTGCCCGAGGCGATGTCGGGGGTCAAAAAGATGTCGGCCTCCCCGGCCACCTGGCTCTTGATCTTTTTATGGGCGGCGGCCTCGGCCGAGACCGCCAGGTCCAGGGCCAGCGGGCCGTCTATGATGCAGCCCTTGATCTGTCCCCGGTCGTTCATCTTGGAAAGGTGGGTGGCGTCTATGGTTTCCTGCATCTCCGGGTTGAGCACTTCTATGGCGGCCAGCACGGCCACCTTGGGCTTTTCCACCCCCAGCTTTTGCGATATCTCCACCGCGTTGTTGATGATGTCCACCTTGGCCATCAGGTCGGGCTTGACGTTCATCCCGCCGTCCGAGACCAGTATCAGCTTGGGGTAGGACGACGATTCCATCACCGCCACATGGGACAGCAGGCGCCCGGTGCGCAGGCCCACTTCCTTGTCCAGCACGGCTTTTAGGAAGGTGGAGGTGGCCACCAGCCCCTTCATCAAGAAATCGGCCCGACCCGAGGAGACCGCGGACACCGCGGCCTTTGAGGCCTCGGCCATGTCCTTGATGTCTTGCAGTTCCCAGCCCTTGATGTCCACCTTGGCCTTGACGGCGGCATCTTCTATCGCCTTTTTGTCGCCGAATAAAATTGGAGTGGCGATCTTCTCTTTGGCCGCGTCGCTTAAAGCCTCAAGGACCACTTCGTCCTGGGCCACCGCCACCGCCACTTTTTTGGGCCCTTTGGCCTTGGCCTCTTTCATCAGATCGGAAAATGATTTGATCATGTATGCTCCTCTTGTCATTCCTGCGAAAGCAGGAATCCAGTTATTATTGTCTGATAGTCATTCCTGCGAAGGCAGGAATCCAGAGTTTAGCTCAATTCGTTATACAGTTCTTTCCATTCTGGATTTCGTTCTTCAATCAGCCTTATCTTCCATTCACGTTTCCAGGCTTTCAATCTTTTTTCACGAATAATCGCCAGACGTATATCATCAAATATTTCGTAATAAACCAAAACATTCACGTTGTATCTTTCAGTAAAACCTTCGACTGTTTTTTGCTTATGCTCGTTAACCCTGCGAACAAGGTTATTGGTCACGCCTATATACAAAGTACCGTTACGTTTGCTGGCCAGGATATAGACATAGTACTGTTTCATTGCACCGTCATTCCAGCGCAGGCTGGAATCCAGTTTTTACAGTTTCCTGGATGCCTGCCGGAAGCCTGCCCTGGGTAAGGCTGGCAGGCCTTGCAGGCTCAGGGTTTACCCCTGGATGCCTGCCTACGCAGGCATTACAAGGGGGTCAAGCATACTCCCTGGCCTGCTCCTCGCCTTTCAATATCCGCATTCCGGCCTCGGCCAGGGCCGTCATCTCGTCCTCGCCGGGGTAGACTTTTACCGGGGCGATCCAGGAGACCCGTTCCTTGATCCACTCCACGAATTCCGGGAAGTAGGCGAAGGAGCCCGTCAGCACTATGGCGTCCACCTTGCCGTTGACCACCGTGGCCATCTCGCCGATGGTCTTGGCGTTCTGGTAGGCCATGGCCTGGATGATCAAAATTGTCTTGGCGTCCCCGGCCTTGACCTTGTCCTCCATCTCCCGACCGTCGTTGGTGCCCAGGTGCGAGACGCAGCCGCCCTTGCCGGCCAGCTTCTTGTTCATCTCGTCGATGGTGTACTTGCCGGAGAAGCACATCTTGACTAGGTCGCCGGTGGGCAGGCTGCCGGCCCGCTCCGGGGCGAACGGCCCGTCGCCGTTGAGCGCATTGTTGACGTCCACCACCTTGCCCTTTTCGTGGATGCCGACCGAGATCCCTCCGCCCAGGTGCACCACGATCAGGTTCAGCTCCTCGTATTTTTTGCCGAGATCCTTGGCCGCCCGGCGGGCCACCGCCTTCTGGTTGAGGGCGTGGAAGATGCTGACCCGGGGAAGCTCCGGCAGTCCTGAATAACGGGCCAAAGGATTCAGTTCGTCCACCACCACCGGATCCACGATGTAGGACTTGACCCCGGCGTCGCGGGCCAGGTCGTCGGCTATCAGGCAGCCGAGGTTGGAGGCGTGGTCCCCGCCGGTGCCGGCCTTGATATAATCCAGCATGGCCTGGTTGACCGCGTAGGTGCCCGAGGGGATCGGCTTGAACAAGCCTCCCCGCCCGATGATAGCGCTGAGGTCCTTGATGTTGATCCCGCCCTTGGCCAGGGCGTCCTCGATCACCTGCTTGCGGAAGTCGAACTGGTCGGTGATCCGCTTGAAGGGGGCCAGCTCCTCGGCGGAGTGGCGCAGGGTGTCTTTGAATATGGCTTTGCCGTCCTCGTACACCGCTATTTTGGTGGAGGTGGAGCCGGGGTTGATGGCCAGGACTTTGAAGGGCACGGGCGGTTCCTCCAGAATTTGTTTTAAAAGTTAATATGTGATTTTATTCTTATTCCATTAGGCTCATTGGCTTTATCAGGAAGGGAAAAGATTTTCTTCTATTCACTCCGTCAGCCAGCCTTCCGCCGCATATTCGCTGCTAAACACCTTTATGCTGACCCCGCCCCGGCTGAACAACTTTGCAAAGAACGCAAACTCCGTTTTGTGGGGGTCGTCCTCCCCTATCAGAAGCGCGATCCTGGCCCCGGCCATGAATACTCCCTGGTGGGCCATGGCAAATTCCTGTTTCTCCCAATCATCGATCTTTAAGACCGCTCCCCGCAGGTCGGCCAGTATCCTGGGCGGTCTCCCTCCCTCCAGTTTTCCCAATAAGGCGTGGCTGGTTCCCCACATTTCGTGGTTAAGCACTATGTCCTTGTGGACGATCCTGATTATCCCCTTTTCCTGGTCAATGACAATCTCGTGGGCCATCATGCATGTCCTTGTTGTATGGTAAAACTGTGTTGTATGTTTTCCTAACCTTCCCGGTTCCAGAGATTCAACGCTTCATCCTATGAAGCTGCAAATACTATACGGCCGTTCTTGTTGCTCTCGCGGATGAAATCAATGAGGGTATCTCCCGGGTACTTGGAAAAATCCCCGATCACCGCCAGGCTGACCCCGTAATTCATGAATTTCTGCAGCAGCTCTCCTGCAAAGCCTGTCCTTAAACGGAAGAAATCCGGATTGATCTGATGGTCCCGCAGAATTATTTTGCCGATGTCTGCATTGGCCATCAGGTCCAGACCATCCTGCACCTTGTCGATGACCATTCCATCCGACTCTATCAGGGCATATTCCATTCCCCGCACGGTGCACTTTTTAAAATTGAAGGTGCTCAATATTCCCTGGCTTTCTCCTCGCCCTTAAGCACCCTCAGCGCTCCGGCTGCCAATGCCGGCATCTCGTCCTCGCCGGGATAAACGAAATACTTGGGCGTGATGAAGGCCGTCCGCTCTTTTATCCAGTCGGTGAAGATCTGGTTGTGGGCCACGCCCCCGGTGACCACTATGGCGTCCACTTTGCCCTTAAGCACCGTGGCGCAGGCCCCGATCTCCTTGGCTATCTGGTAGGCCATGGCCCGGAATATCTCCTCGGCCTGCTTGTCGCCTTTCAGCACCCGGTCCTTGACCTCGTTGGCCCGGTTGGTGTCGGTGTAGGCCGACAGCCCGCCGCTGCGGGTCAGCTTTTTCTTGATCTCGTCGGCGGTGTATTTGCCGGAGAAGCACATCTTGACCAGGGCCCCGGTGGGCACGCCCCCGGCCCGCTCCGGAGAGAAAGGCCCGCCCTCGTTGGCATTGTTGACATCCACGAATTTGCCGTGGTCCACCGGCGAGATGGAGATGCCGCCGCCCAGGTGGGCCACGATCAGGTTGACCTGTTCCAGCTTTTTGTTCAGTTCCTGGCAGGCCTGCAGGGCGGCCATCCTCATGTTAAGGGCGTGCAGCAGGGACTTGCGCTCGATCTCGGCCAGCCCCGAGATCCGGGCCAGCGGAGAAAATTCGTCCACCGAGACCGCGTCCACGATGAAGGCCTGGGCGCCTGACTGATCGGCGATCTCCTTGGCGATGAAGGCCCCCACGTTGGAGATGTGCTCGCCGCGCTTGGCTTCGCGCAGGTCGCTGAGCATGGCGTCATTGATGACGTAAGTGCCGGAGGAAATGGGCTTAAGCAGCCCGCCCCGGTCCACCACCGCCGCCAGGGATTTTGGGTCAATCTTGTTCCTTGACAAAAAGTCAAGCACCACCTGCTTGCGCATGGGATACTGGTCCACTATCCTGGCGTATCTTTCGATCTCGGCCTTGTTGTGGTCTATGGACTCGGAGACCAGAGGTTTCGCCCCTTTATAGACCGCCACCTTGGTGGAGGTGGAGCCGGGATTGAGCACCAGGATCAGCAGGTCCTTGGGAATTCTCACTTTCCCTGCCGCAACCTTTTTACCCCGTACCCCTTTTAATATCTTTATCCTTTTAGACGCCTCCCTGCCCTTCTTTCCCGCAGCAGTTCTCTTGACCACTTTCGTCTTTTTCACCTTGTTGACCTTTTTGGGGGCTGCAGACTTTTTCTGCTTCACAGCCTCCTTGCCCGTTTTTTTCTTGGCCGGTTTCTTAATTATAGACATCTTATAACTCCCAGTTAAACCTTAAGAAAATATTGATGATAGTTAATGCCTGCAATGTTCATTTTAAGGAAACACCCCATCGCCCTGCATTTATGAAATCGCTCAAAGCATAGTTCCCTTTTCCTATTGCATCATAAGCAATACCCCTTAAGAAAAATGCAGAGCCATATATTCCCTGGTTTTTGGTGTCCGAAACTATTGCCGTGCATTCATCAATCGTCTTTTGGTACTGTTTCGTTCTATTATACAATTCAACTCTTTTAATCTTTATCCAGCCTACATCAGGGGCTAAATCGATAGCTTTTGAAAATTCACGAATTGCCTGTTCATATTTTTCGAATTCTGCATTTATTGTTCCGCAGTACAAATAAGGGATCCATGATAATGAGTCTTTCAAAATATACGCACTCATATCTTTCATGGCCAGATCATATTCTAACATCTTTGAATATGTCTTTGCTCTAATCAAATATACCCGGTAAAAGGTACTATCCAGTTGCAAAGCCTTGTTTAAATCACTCTCTGCCTCAAGATCTTTATTTAATAATTTACTGGATAATCCATGATAAAAATATTGGTCAGCTTTAATTGCAGTATAAGAGTATGCTTTTCTAAAATCTTTCTCCCCTAAATTACTTTTCCCCTGAAAACCATATGCCGAACCCCTCATTAAATATACTGGAATGAAGCTTGAATCAAGTTCTAATGCGTTATTCCAATCATTTATTGCCCGGTCTAAATCATTATTAAGAAAATATACATATCCTCTCTGATATAAATACCATTTATTCGTTTCATCCCAATCGATAATTTTACTGAAATCTTTTATGGCCTTTTCATAATACCGTTTCTTTGTATATACCAATCCCCTTTGATAATATAATAATTCGTTTTTAGAGTCCTTTTTTATCGCTGCTGATATTTCCTCAACATTTGTCCCAACACTGTCCAGAGAAAGATTCATGGACATGATTTGAAAATACATATTTGCATCACTGGCCCAAGCAGCTATCGGCAGTAATACTAACAGAGAGAAAACCACCTTTTTCATTGTCTTTTCCTCCTGATGAAATTATGAAACCAGCTTTTTAAACTCCGCGCTCTCCCACAGGGTCTGCAGTTCCTCGTCGCTCTTGGCGGTTTCCTTCAGATCATCGTCGGCCTCTATGGCCCTGGCGATGGAGCTCAGCGCCTCCTTGGCCTGGTTCTTAAGCAGGTGGACCTTGGCCTTCTCCAGCGAGACCTCGCCGTCGTCGGAATACAATTCCAAAGCCTTGGCCATGGCCGCCAGGGACTCGTCATACCGGCCCATGATCTTGTAGGTCAGGCCCTTGGAAAACCAGGCGTCGTTGTTGTCCGGCTTGATCTTGATGGCCTGGTCAAAATCGGCCAGAGCCTCCTCATAACGGCCCAGATCGCGCAGGGCCAGCCCCCGGTTGTACCAGGCCTCCATGAAGTCCGGGGCCAGCTTGATGGACTGGTCCAGGGCCTGCAGTGCCTCTTCATCGCGGTCCAGCACCCCCAGCACAATGCCCTTGTTGCACCAGGCCTTGGCGTAATCGGGCTTGATCAGGATGGCGTTGTCGTAGGCCTGGATGGCGTCCTCGAACTGGTCGGTCCGGCTCAGGATCCGGCCCCGGTAGAACCAGGCGTCGGCATTGTTGGGATCGGCCTCCAGAGCCTGATTGTAATTGTTGAGGGCCTGGTCCAGGTGTCCGTGCTTCTCCAGCTTTAGCCCCTGGTCCACAAAATCTTCGACCATACTGTGCTCCTGTTCAATGATTGTCCGCCTTTTGTTTCACCGGTCATGAATGCCCTTGAAATGGCCCGAATATGTTTACCTTATCCAGAAAAAATGATTTCGTTATTTTCGTGTTTTTCGCGCCTGCGCGCTGAAGCGCGGAGTTTACACCGATGAAAGAGGTGGCGCGCAAGCGCGGGAAAAGGGAAAAATTTTATTCTCATTCCCATTCGATGGTGGCCGGCGGCTTGTTGGAGATGTCGTAGACCACCCGGTTGATTCCTTTGACCTCGTTGACTATCCGGCTGGAGACTTTCGACAGAAGATCTTCCGGCAATCTGGTCCACTCGGCGGTCATGAAGTCGGTGGTGTTGACGGCCCTTAGGGCCAGCACGTTCTGGTAGGTCCGCTCGTCGCCCATCACCCCCACCGCCTTCACCGGCAGCAGCACCGCAAAGGCCTGCGAGGTCTTTTGGTACCAGCCTGCGGCCCGAAGCTCGTCTATGAATATCCTGTCGGCGGTCCTTAGAATGTCGCAGCGCTCCCTGGTCACTTCGCCCAAAACTCTCACCGCCAGGCCCGGTCCGGGGAAGGGATGGCGCATCACCATTTCCCTGGGCAGGCCCAGCGACAGGCCCAGCTGGCGGACCTCGTCCTTGAACAGCTCCCGGAGCGGCTCCACCAGTTTAAGCTTCCGCATGTTTTTGGGAAGCCCGCCCACGTTGTGGTGGCTTTTGATGGTGGCCGACGGCCCCTTGAAGGAAACGGATTCTATGACGTCGGGATAGATGGTGCCCTGGGCCAGGAATCCCACCCCGCCTATCTTTTTGGCGGCCCCGGCAAAGACCTCGATGAACTCCCTGCCGATGATCTTTCTCTTCTTTTCCGGGTCCTCCACCCCTTTAAGTTTTTTGTAGAACCTGGCCGCGGCGTCCACCGTCACCAGGGGGATCTTGAACTGCTTTTTAAAGACCCGCTCCACCTCGGCCCGCTCGTTCAGCCTTAACAGGCCGTTGTCCACAAAGATGCAATGCAGCTGCTTTCCCACCGCCCTGGAGATCAGCACCGCCGCCACCGAGGAATCCACCCCGCCGGAAAGGCCCAGCACGATCTTAGATCTTCCCGCCTTCTCCCGGATGTCCTTCACCGATTGCTCTATGATGGAGTCCATGGTCCAGTCGCCCTGACAGCGGCAGACCTGGAACAGGAAGTTGGAGATGATCTTTTGTCCCTGAACTGTATGGTTGACCTCGGGATGGAACTGGAGGCCGTAAATGTTCCGTTTGACATCTGCCATGGCCGCTATCCGGCAGTTAGCAGTGGAGGCCAAGGCCGCGAAGCCTTTAGGAGGCGTCTGGACGCTGTCCCCGTGACTCATCCAGACCTGGCTCTGGGACGGCACCCCCTGAAACAATTTTGAATTTTGAATTCTGAATTCTGAATTCAGGCGTAGTGTCGCCTGTCCATACTCCCGCTCCCGGCTGCGATGTATCTTGCCGCCCAGCAGCAAGGAGGTCAATTGCATGCCGTAGCAGATCCCCAGGATGGGGATGGCGGAGTCGAATATCTCCGGGTCTATCCGGGGGGCGTTCTGGTCGTAGACGCTGGACGGCCCGCCAGAGAGAATCAGCCCCTTGGGATCTCCTTCCAGGATCTTCTTTTTTCCGGCGGTGCAGGGAATGATCTGGCAGTAGACCTTCTGTTCCCTGACCTTGCGGGCGATCAGCTGGGTATACTGCGACCCGAAATCTATGATGTTTATTCTGTCCAAAATATCATGCCTGTTTATTCTGTTCTTGCTCTTTTATTTTCTTCAGGACTCCGGCCAGGGCCGGCTGGGCGGCCTGAGCCAGTTCGGCATCCTTATCCTTGGCTATCTTCATCAATACCGAGGCCGCTGTCTTGGTGCCCAACGTTCCCAGAGATGTTATGATTTGTTTTTTTATGTCCGGCGGTTCACCCCGGCCCAGCAGGTCCTTTTTGTAATACAGCTCGGTCAGTGCGTCCACCGAGGCCTCGGTGCCGGCCTTGCCGGCGAATTCGATGGCTTGTTTTTTCACATCAAGATCCTTGTCACCCATGGCCCTGATCAGCCAGGCTTCGGAATTCTGACCGCCCAATTTATAAAGTGCCTTAAGGGCTTCCAGCCTGATCCGGGCATCCTTGTCCTCCAGCACAGCCCCCAGCGGGCTCAGGGAGTTCTCTCCGCCCATCAGCGAAAGCAGCACGCACATATTCCGCCGCACAAACCAGCGGTCGTCCGAAAGGGCCTTGATGGCCATGTCCTCGACCCCGGCCCCGATCTTGTTGAGGACATACATGCACTTGAAACGCATATTGCTGTCCTCGCTCTCCTTAACCGTCTCCAGCAGGTAGGGCAGGGCCTTGTCCTTGATTTGGGCCAGGGCTTCGGCCGCCGGTTCCAGGATCGGATCTTTTAACAGGCCCAGGATCAGGGAACGGATGGCGGACTCGTCGCCGATCAGGCTCAGCACCTTGATCATGTCCTTGGCCACCGGTTTGTCGGCCATCAAAAGCATGATGTCCGAGATGTCCTTGCTGATGCGGGTGACCAGGGCCAGTCGCTGTTTGTTCCTAAGGTCTTCTGCAATCTGCTGGATCATGTCTATGCCCTGGCGATATATCCGCTCGTCACTTTCCTGGCGTAGTCTCAGGGTGATGCTGTCTATCACCAGCTCAGCCAGGTCGAAGCGCTCGATGGTCAGCAGATCGTCATTCAGCAGCAGCAGCTGGGAAAGGGCTGTTTCCCGGACGCCGGGGCCGGAGTCGGCCAGCAGCCTCAAAAAGCCCTCCAGGGCCGGCTTGCAGTTCTCATCGCGCCTGATGATCCAACGCAGGGCCTTGATCTCGGCCTCCGAGGTCATCTCGGCTGCCGGGCGTTCTTTCAGGCCGGACAAGTATCTTTCCAGCACCGGCTGGGTGGATGTAATTTGCCCGAAGACAAAGGCGCAATCCTCGTCGTTCAACCCGTAATATTGCAGCTTGGGCTGAACCAAAGGATACAGGGACTGCTTGCGGGTGTTGTCAGCCGGAATCGAGGCCACCATCCCCCGCAGCTTTTCCGCCAGCACCACCGTGTCGTTCTTAGTCTCCAGGGCCAGCACCTCGGCCTTGTTGATTATCATCTTGGCCAGGTCCTCGTTGGAATACTTGGTCAGCAGTTCCCGCACCACATCGGACCATTCGGGATTGTCCAGCTTTACCTGGGCCACCATCTGGCTGCTGCGCTGGTCTAGGCCGTTGATGACGCCTGCCATCATTGCGGCGTATTCTCCACCGCCCTGGGACTTGGCCAGCATCTCCAGCCGGTCCAGGTCGCTCACCAGCTTTTGCTGGCCCTGCTCGGTATCGGCCAGGGCCAGAGCGCCTTTGATCAGCATCTCGGTCACCATCGAGGGATCGCTCTTGAGCATGGCCACCACCTGGTCGGGCAGCAGGTTCTCCACCGAGGCCCCTGCTATGGAACCGCTGCCGCCGCCCTGGCCGCCGTATGATATTCCCGAAGCCACTATGTTGGTGATGCCCTTTAGGGCCAGGGCCGCCGCTAGTCCCCCCTTGGCTTTGACCTGCTCCACGTCCATGGCCATGGTCTCAAAGAATACCTGAATCTGGTCGCGGTCTATACCCTGCTTGAAGGTCAGCTGGCCCACGCTGCGCTTCCCTAGTTCGGAAATAAAATTGGCGAACACTTCCTTGCGGGAGTCTGGCACCGGTTTATCGTTCATCAACAAAATGTTGCCGGCCAGGCTGAAACTCAGGAAGCTTTCGGTCCCCATCGCTTCCTTGATCAGCATCAGGCTGGCTTCAAACAGCTTTTGGGATGTCGGGTGGCTGGACGGATACATCTTCAGGTTACGCAGGGCCCCTGTCAACTGCCCCACCAGCCGGGTCATCAGCATCGGTGATATGTTAGCCATGATTTTATCTCTATCCCTTTTTAATAATGAACCCAGAAAATCAAGGAAACATTACAAATCTATGGCGAGCCGGAAATATTCATGGTTTCATGCCTGCCCGCCGTAACTAAAGCGAAGGCAGGATTTCCTTATAGAAAAACCTAGTGTTTGAAATGCCGGATGCCCGTAAGCACCATGGACAGCTTGAGCTCCGAGGCCCTGGCGGCCACGTCGCCGTCCTTGACCGAGCCTCCGGGCTGGATGATGGCGGTGATGCCGCCGGCTGCGGCCTCTTCGATGTTGTCGGCAAAGGGGAAGAACCCGTCCGAGGCCAGTGCCGCTCCCTTGGCCCTGCCACCGGCTTGCTGCAGGGCCAGCCGCACCGAGGCCAGCCGGTTGGGCTGCCCGGCCCCCATGCCTATCAGCTGTTTGTCCCTGGCGATGACGATGGCGTTGGACTTGACGTGCTTGACTATTTTGAATGCAAAGATAAGGTCTTCCATCTGGGCCGCTGTTGGCTTGTTGGCTGTGGCCTGCGATAACTTGGATTCATCAAAAGTCGCGGCATCGGGAGCTTGGGCCAGCGCCCCACCCCAGGCCGAGCGCAGCAGATATTGGTTTTCGGGCTTTTTTGTTATCCTGACCAGCCGGACGTTCGGCCCCCAACCCTTGCGGTTGGCAAAGATCTCTTTGACCCCCGGCAGGAAATCCGGGGCGGCTATTACCTCGTAAAAACTGTTGGGGCCGGTGATCTC
The sequence above is drawn from the candidate division TA06 bacterium genome and encodes:
- a CDS encoding HEAT repeat domain-containing protein, producing MANISPMLMTRLVGQLTGALRNLKMYPSSHPTSQKLFEASLMLIKEAMGTESFLSFSLAGNILLMNDKPVPDSRKEVFANFISELGKRSVGQLTFKQGIDRDQIQVFFETMAMDVEQVKAKGGLAAALALKGITNIVASGISYGGQGGGSGSIAGASVENLLPDQVVAMLKSDPSMVTEMLIKGALALADTEQGQQKLVSDLDRLEMLAKSQGGGEYAAMMAGVINGLDQRSSQMVAQVKLDNPEWSDVVRELLTKYSNEDLAKMIINKAEVLALETKNDTVVLAEKLRGMVASIPADNTRKQSLYPLVQPKLQYYGLNDEDCAFVFGQITSTQPVLERYLSGLKERPAAEMTSEAEIKALRWIIRRDENCKPALEGFLRLLADSGPGVRETALSQLLLLNDDLLTIERFDLAELVIDSITLRLRQESDERIYRQGIDMIQQIAEDLRNKQRLALVTRISKDISDIMLLMADKPVAKDMIKVLSLIGDESAIRSLILGLLKDPILEPAAEALAQIKDKALPYLLETVKESEDSNMRFKCMYVLNKIGAGVEDMAIKALSDDRWFVRRNMCVLLSLMGGENSLSPLGAVLEDKDARIRLEALKALYKLGGQNSEAWLIRAMGDKDLDVKKQAIEFAGKAGTEASVDALTELYYKKDLLGRGEPPDIKKQIITSLGTLGTKTAASVLMKIAKDKDAELAQAAQPALAGVLKKIKEQEQNKQA